The following is a genomic window from Polaribacter atrinae.
ATAAAAATACACGTCATTACGAGGAACGAAGTAATCTGTTTGTTATTTAGTTCTTTGTTAAGTAGAGATTGCTTCGTTCCTCTCAATGACAAAAAGAAACGAATACAAATAAACAATTACACATTTTTTGAAAAATTTATACAACACTTTATTCTTAAACAACCGATTTTTCTACATTCTAGGAGGAATTGCCCTCTTTTTTGTTGTTGGTTTTTTTATACCTATCTTTTTTGAAATCTCTAAAGTGTTACTATTTATAATAGTTGTATTGGTTTTGGTTGATATTTTTATTTTATACAACACCAAGAACGCAATTACGGTAAATCGGTATTTACCGGAAAGATTATCGAATGGAGATGTAAATAAAATTTCGATGCAATTGCAAAATCAATATAATTTTAAAGCACATCTTTCTATTATTGAGGAAATTCCGTATCAATTTCAAAAAAGAGATTTTATTTTCAATTTAATTTTAACAAACAAAGAAGAAAAAACAATTCATTACGATTTAACTCCTACGGAAAGAGGTGTTTATTTATTTGGGAATATCAATGTATTTGTGAGTTCACCTTTGCAATTGGCAACTAAAAAATATGTTTTAGGAGAAGAAAAAGAACTTAAATGTTATCCTTCTTTTTTAAAGTTAAGAGAATTCGATTTTAGAGCCTTTAATAACGACGCTATTTCATACGGAACCAAAAAAGTGCGTAGAATTGGTCATTCTTTAGAGTTCGAGCAAATTAAAGAATATGTATCTGGTGATGATATTCGTTCTTTAAACTGGAAAGCAACTGCAAAGAGAAATCAGTTAATGATCAATCAATATGTAGAAGAAAAATCGCAACCCGTATATTCTATTATTGATAAAGGGCGGGCTATGCAAATGCATTTCAATAATTTAAGTTTGTTAGATTATGCCATCAATTCCACTTTGGCAATTAGCAATGTTATTTTAAGAAAACAAGACAAGGCTGGTATGCTATCATTCTCAACAAAGTTGGAAGATTGGGTGGTTGCAGAAAAAAGGAACTCTCAAATGAGTTTAATTTCAGAGGCATTGCACAATATAAAAACAGATTTCTCAGAATCGGACTTTAGTACATTATATGCGGTAGTAAAGCGAAAAATTACTCATAGAAGTTTATTAATTTTATATACCAATTTTGAAACTATGGATGGTTTAAAGCGACAACTCCCCTATTTAAGAGCGTTGGCTAAAAACCATTTGGTATTAGTAGTGTTTTTTGAAAATACCGATTTAGAAACCTTAACAACACAACCAAGTGAAGACGTTTTAGGGGTTTATGACAGTATTATTGCTGAGAAATTTATGTACGAAAAAAGAAGTATTGTAAAAGAATTAAAAAAATACGGAATTCAATCTGTTTTAACAAAACCAGAAAACCTAACAGGAGATACGATTAACAAATATTTAGAACTTAAATCTAGAGGACTATTTTAAGATAAGATATTGAAGAGAAGGACGATGAATTGTCTGTAAATTTGATTGTTTTAATTTGGTGTATTTTGATTGATGGATCAATAAATGGAAGATCGTTGTGATACATCAATAAATAAGATGATTGCTTAAAAAATGGTGCAAAAATGATGAGATTAATGCTGTTGGTAAAGAATAAATAATATATTTGTCAGCTTAATAAAAGAAAAAAAACATTACAAAATGAATTGGTATATAAAAGTATTAAAACAGTATTCTGACTTTAAAGGAAGAGCAAGACGTCAAGAATACTGGATGTTTGTTTTGTTTAATACGATTATTTCTATCGGTTTTATGTTTCTAGACAAAGTTTTGGGTACCAATTATGGCGATTTAGGTGAAGATGGATATCTTGAAACACTTTATAGTTTAGCTGTATTGATACCTTATTTAGCTGTTACCGCAAGAAGAATGCATGACGTTGGTAAAAGTGGCTGGTATATGTTAATACCATTTTATAACTTTTATCTAGCTTGCACAAATAGTGTGGCTGGTGAAAATAAATGGGGAGAAAACCCGAAGGGTGAAGGAAATAGTACGGAAATTAATCAAATAGGTCAAGAATAGTCTAATTATTAAAAATAAAATAAATGAATTGGTATTTAAAAGTAGTAAAAGAACATTATGCAGATTTTAACGGAAGAGCTAGAAGAGAAGAATATTGGATGTTTACACTGTTTAATGCCATCTTTTCAATTGCAATAACTGTTGTTTTTACAGGTATTGGTTTGGCTATTGATGTTCCTTCTTTAGCAGCATTAAGTTATATTTATACTTTAGCGTTAATAGTACCAAGTTTAGCTGTTATGGTAAGAAGATTACATGATACAGGAAAAAGTGGTTGGTTCTTTTTAGTTTCACTTATTCCATTAGCAGGACCAATCTGGTTATTAGTAATATTGTGTACAGATTCTCAAAACGGTGAAAATAAATGGGGAGAAAACCCAAAAGGAGTTGGAAATAATGCTGCCATCAATGAAATAGGTAGAGAATAAATATTTCATATAAGAATATATATAAAGGCTGCTAATTTAGCAGCCTTTATTTTTGTGTTTTTTTTAGGTGTTTTCTCTCTTTTTAGAGTATAAATAAAACTACTTTTGCCTTGTGAAAATTAGACAAAAATCAGAATCGGAATTTATTATTGTAATGGCATCTTTAATGTCTTTAGTTGCCTTTGCAATAGATGCATTATTGCCTGCAGTTGCAGAAATCAGTAAAACCATACATATTGTAGATCCTAAAAACAATCAGTTATTTATAACTATGATTTTTTTAGGTATTGGTTTCGGACAGCTTATTTCCGGGCCATTATCCGATAGTTTTGGTAGAAAACCTATTATTTATGTAGGGTTCACCGTTTTTGTACTCGCCAGTTTTATTTGCCTTTTTTCAACCAATCTAGAAATGATGATTGTTGGGCGACTACTGCAAGGTGTTGGATTGTCTGCTCCAAGAACCATAAGTATCGCCATGGTTAGAGATCGTTTTAGCGGCAATTATATGGCGAGAGTGATGTCTTTTATTACTGTTATTTTTCTTTTAATACCTGTTATAGCGCCTGCTTTAGGAAAGCTATTATTAGATGCTTATGGCTGGAAATCTATATTTTATAGTCAGTTAATTGTTGGGGTTTTTATCATGCTTTGGGTTTGGAAAAGACAGCCAGAAACGTTGGTTTTAGAAAAAAGAAAGAAATTTAAATTAGCGCTTTTTGTAGAAGGTCTTAAGGAGTTTGTAAAATATAAGTATGCTGTAATTTTCACCATATTTTCTGGTTTTATTACCGGATCTTTTATGGTGTATTTAAGTGCTAGTCAACATATTTTTGTAGAGCAGTACCATTTAGAAGAAGAATTTCCTTTTATTTTTGCATGTTTGGCAATTAGTATTGGGTTGGCTACTTTTTTAAACGGAAAGTTAGTAGTAAGAATGGGGATGTTTAAATTAGTTTCCTTTTTTACAGTAATGTTTACGGTTGTTTCTCTTATTTATATTTTATTTTTCTATGGAGAATCAAATCCTAATATTTATATTTTATTGATCTTTTTTGGATTGCAATTTTTTTCCATCGGATTTTTGTTTGGAAATACAAGAGCTTTAGCCATGGAGCCAATTGGGCACATTGCAGGTGTGGGTGCAGCAATTAATGGTTTTGTTTCTACAATTATGGCGGTGCCAATTGCTACTTTTATTGGTAGTTATATAACTGATACAGCTTTACCTCTATTTCTTGGTTTTTTTGTTTGTGGGATGATCTCTTTATTATTAATTCTAATTCTTAAATTAAGGAGAAATTAATTCTAAATGTACTGTAATAGCCTTTTTTGCTTAATTTCATTAGGGATAAAAGGTAAAAAAAACAATAATACTGTAGAAATAATAGTATTTTGCTCTGTTCTTTATTTTAGATGAATGTTAAATATATTTTATGCCTAAATTGCTAATCTTTTGTGTTTTTCTATTATTAACTTCTTGTAATTTAATCGATAAGAAAGAAGAAGTTTATAAAGGGTATAGCATTAATGGTGCTTTACCTCATACAACCAATGCTGCTCTTGTTTATTTAATCAATGGTGAAAACAAAAAAATAGATTCCTCGAAAGTAATCAATAACGCTTTTCATTTTAAAGGCTTTTTAAATCAACCAGAGATTCATCAGTTACAAGTAAGAAATCAAAGAGAAAAACATATCATCATTTTAGAAAACAGCAGTTATACTGTTGTTTTAAATGATGACAATACAATAGTTTCTGGTGGTGATCTAAACACAAAACAACTTACTTTCAATAACTTAAAAAACCATTTAAATACAGAAAAATTAGCATTATTAGACAAGTTTATGCTTGGTGAAATCACATCAGATTTCCTACAGAAATCAGTTCAGGAACTTGAGATTGAGGAGAAAAAGATAACGACAGACTATGTTATGTCAAATGCAAATAACCTGCTATCTAATACTCTTTTTTTAACAACACAAAACTTTAGTTTAGAAGAACTTAAAAACTTAGTAAACAATACGGAAATTTCAAAAACGACTATTCTAAAAAGTGTTTTAGTTGAAGAGATTAAAAGATTGGAAAAAATTGTTGAGGATGAATTGGCTAAAACCATAAAAATTGCTCAAGCTAATAAAATATACAGAAAACCTGCTATTATGTTTTCTGGTGATGGCTTAAATAGAGAGTTAATTTCTTTGGAATCAATTATAAAAGGTAAAAAATTAGTGCTCATAGATTTTTGGGCGAGTTGGTGTGGACCTTGTAGAATGACAATGCCTAAAGTTCGGGAACTCTACCATACTTATAAAAACAAAGGTTTTACAATTCTTACTGTTTCTGAGGATAAAAACAGAGAAGATTGGAAAAAAGGTATTGAGCAAGATCAAATGTTGAGTTGGCATCATATCTTTGATGATTTCGGTAGAATATCTACTATGTACGGAGTTAAAACAATTCCTTATATGGTGTTGATTGACGGAAACGGAGGTATTATTAAAGAAAAAATTTCAATAACAGAATTAGAGTATCAACTTCAAAAATTATTATAATTATTTATGGAAATCCCTATAATTTATCAAGATGAGTATATTATTTGCGTTAATAAGCCTAATAATGTACTTGTACACCATGCACATCATTCTAGAAATGTTGCTGATGAAAAATCGCTTCTACAACTATTAGATGAGCAAATAGGTGGTAAATTTTATCCTATTCATAGATTGGATAGAAAAACTTCTGGAATTATTCTGCTTGCAAAAGAAACACAGTTTGTTTCTAAGTTTCAAGATCTTTTTACAGCTAATGAAATTCAGAAAACGTATTACGGAGTGGTTCGTGGGTTTTCTCCAGAAACAAAAGTTATAGATTCTCCAGTAAAAGGAAGAGATGCAAATGTGCATAAAGAGGCACTAACACACTTAAAAACGCTAGAGCAAGTTACTTTAGACATTCCTGTAAAACCGTATGATTCTTCTCGCTATAGTTTGGTAGAGCTATCTCCAAAAACAGGAAGAATGCATCAATTACGAGTGCATTCCAATAAAATAAGTCACCCTTTAATTGGTGATACAAAGTATGGAGACAAGAATCATGATGTAATGTTTGAAGAAAACTTTGGTTGGAAAAATATGTTTTTACATGCGGGTCAATTAGTTTTTAAACATCCTTTCTCGAATGAAGAGTTAACCTTAAAAGCTTCTTTTTCTGAAGATTGGATTGCTTTATTTAAAGCTTTTTCTTGGAAAAACCCTGTTGAGTAAATAAGTTGTTTCGCAGAGATTCACAGAGAAAAAGTACAGAGTTTTACGGAGTTTTTTTTTCAAAAACATCTTTGTAAATCTCTGTGTAATAATTATTGTTCTATAGACTGTGCATTGAAACTAGCCAATGCTCCTTCTTCAAAAATTGGTGTAATTTCTATAGGATTACAACAAACTTCGCAATCTTCTATATAGGTTTGCTGATACACGCTTTGGTCTAAAATCATTGAGATTTCTTCCCAACAATATGGACACTGAAAAAAATGTTCTAACTCCACTACTCTATTACTTTTAATACTAGTTTACCTTTCTTTTCTCCAGAAAATAACCTGTTATAGGTTTCTTGAAAATTCTCGATTCCTTCATAAACATCTTCTCGAGACTTTAGTTTGCCTTCTTTTAACCAAATAGCCATTTGTCTCGCTGCTTTGCCAAAATCTTTTGTATAATCTGTAACCACCATTCCTTTCATGGTAGAGCGTGTAACCAATAAAGACAAGTAATTACTTGGGCCAGTTACTTTAGATTTGTTGTTGTATTGAGAAATTGCACCACAAATTACCACCGTTGCTCTCATGCGTAATTTACTTAAAGCTGCATCTAAAATTTTTCCTCCTACATTGTCAAAATAAACATCAATTCCTTTTGGGCATTTTTGTTTTAATGCGGTATAAATATTTTCTGATTTATAATCGATAGCTGCATCAAAACCTAACTCATTTACAATATAATCGCATTTTTCTTTTCCGCCAGCAATACCAATTACTCTACAACCTTTAATTTTTGCAATCTGACCAACAATACTCCCCACAGCACCAGCCGCACCAGAAACCAATACAATATCTCCTTCTTTTATATTTGCTACCTCTAAAATGCCAAAATAAGCTGTCATACCAGGCATGCCTAAAACACCAAGATAAGCTGGCATTGGAGCTATTTTTTCATCCACCTTAAAACATCCTTTTCCGTCTGAAACAATAAATTGCTGAACGCCTCCCCAACCAGAAACACAATCGCCAATTTGAAAATTAGGATTGTTGTTGTTTTTAATGACTTTACCAATAGAACCTGCCCTCATAACACTATCTAATGCTACAGGCGGAATGTATGATTTGGTGTCATTCATCCAACCACGCATTGCCGGATCTAGAGAAATATAATGTTGTTGAATTAAAATTTCTCCTTCTTTTAAAGCGGGAATTGGGTTTTCTTCAAATTGCCAAGTATTATTGTCTGGTGTACCTTGCGGACGATTTTTTAGGGTGATTTGTTTGTTGTTCATTAGTAGTTGTTTAAGTTCTAAAAATAACAATTTTTAATATTCCATCAAATTTAAAATAGCCATTTCTATTCTATTTTTTCCTAAATATTGATTTTCTAAATTTTTATCAAACGGAATAGGTGTTTCTAAACTCGCGAGCCTTTTTACAGGAGCATCTAGGTGTTCAAAACAATTTTCGTTGATTAAAGCAGCAATATCACTCGCAATTCCGCCAAACAAAGAATCTTCTTGTACTATAATGGCTTTCCCTGTTTTCTTTACGGATGCATAAATTGTTGCTACGTCTAATGGTTGTAAAGTTCTAAGGTCAATAAGATCAGCAGAAATGTGTTTATGTTTTTCTAAAACCTCTAAACACCAATGTATTGCAGCACCATAACTAATAATTGTAAGTTGTGTTCCTTCTTTTACATGTGCAGCTTTTCCTATTTCTGTCGTAAAATAATTCTTTGATACTTCTTGATAAACAGATCGATATAATGCTTTGTGTTCAAAGAAAAGTACAGGGTTAGGATTGTTTATAGCTTCAATTAACAAGCCTTTTGCATCTTGAGGAAATGCAGGATATACTACTATTAATCCCGGAGTTTTGGTAAACCAAGCTTCATTGGTTTGACTATGAAAAGGGCCTGCTCCAATATCTGCTCCACAAGGCATTCTAATGACTACATCAGCTTTTTGCTGCCATCTATAATGAGATTTAGCTAATAAATTTACAATTGGGTTAAAGCCAGAGGAAGCAAAATCTGCAAATTGCATTTCTACTACGACTTTCATTCCGTTTACAGACAAACCATACGCGGCAGAAACAATTGCAGATTCACAAATAGGTGTATTTCTAACACGTTCTTTTCCGAATTTAGCAACAAAACCATCTGTAATTTTAAAAACACCACCATATTCCGCAACATCTTGTCCCATGATTATCAAATCAGTATGTTTTTCCATGGATTGTTCTAGGCCTTCAGAAATGGCGTCTACAAATCTGATTTTTTTCTTTTCTATGGAAGGTTCAATATGGTTAAATTTATAATTCTGATACACATCATTCAATTCAGTTTCTAAATGTGGAATTATTTTTTCCTCATCAAAAGCAATTTGTAGGTGTTTATTTATTTCATGGACTATTTCTTTTTTAAGAGTAACTTCTAGCTCTTCGGATAAAATACCTTCGTTTTTAAGAAATTCTTGATAGTTTTCTACAGGATCTTTAGCTGCCCAAAAGTCTAAATCCGCTTGCGGTACATATTTAGTACCACTTGCTTCTTCATGACCACGCATTCTAAAAGTTTTAAACTCTAACAAAATAGGTCTTGGAGTTTCTCGAACACTTTTTGCCAATTCGCTCACTTTAGCATAGACTTCTAAAATATTATTACCATCAACAATGTGGCTTTCCATTCCGTAACCAATTCCTTTGTCTGCAATATTTTTGCATTTAAATTGCTCTAAAGTTGGTGTAGATAGTCCGTAGCCATTATTTTCAATACAGAATAAAACAGGTAAGTTCCAAACTGCAGCTACGTTTAATGCTTCATGAAAATCACCTTCACTAGTAGCGCCTTCGCCAGAAAACACAGCACAGACCTTATTATTGTTTTGTAATAAATTGGCCAATGCAATTCCGTCTGCAACACCTAATTGCGGACCTAAATGAGAAATCATGCCTACAATATTGTATTCTTGGGTACCAAAATGAAAACTTCTATCTCTGCCTTTTGTAAAACCGTTCATTTTACCCTGCCATTGAGAAAATAATCTATGCAAAGGAATTTCTCTAGTCGTAAAAACACCTAGATTTCTATGCATTGGCAAAATATATTCATCTTTTTCTAATGCAGCTGTAACGCCCACAGAAATTGCTTCTTGACCAATACCAGAAAACCATTTAGATATTTTTCCTTGCCGTAAAAGAATCAGCATTTTTTCCTCTATTAAACGAGGTTTTAACATGCTTTTGTAGAGGCTTAATAACATTGCGTTATGTATGGAAGCGGGTTTAATAAAATCAATTTTTGAAGACATAAATTGTAGATTTTACACTTATGCTAACAAACATACAGATTAAGAGATAGAATTCATAAAAAAACCTTATCATTTTACTGATAAGGTTTTTTTATAACATTTAAAAAAGAAGCTTACAATTGTTGAAAAATCTCGTGCATCATTCTCTTTTTATCGTTGATACTTTCTTCTAAAGCGATCATTGTTTCTGTTCTATTTACTCCAGGAATATCATCTATTCTATAAATAATATCTTTTGCATCGTTGGTTCCTTTGGCTCTAACTTTACAGAAAATATTGTATTTACCAGCAGTTACATAAGCTACAGTAACATTAGGAATGTTTCTTAAATCTGCAATAACATTCTGAGTCATAGATGTTTTCTCTAAGTAGACACCTACATGTGCTATAAAAGAATACCCCATTTTCTCATAATTTAAAGTAAGTGTAGATCCTTGAATAATACCCTCGTCTTCCATCTTTTTTACACGTACGTGAATTGTACCCGCAGATACTAATAATTGTTTTGCAATATCGGTAAATGGAGTTCTTGCATTTTCAATTAACACATCTAAAATTTGATGATCTATTTCGTCTAATATAAATTTTTTCATTTTTTTACGTATTATTCAAATTACTACGCAAATTTATGAATTTAATTTAATTAAACGAACACAAAACTAACAAATACTTAAACTTTTTTACCTCCGAAAACGATTTCGGAGTGCCCTATTTTAGAATTTAAACTTTTTTCATCTACTTTGTTTAATTTTGAAACAAACTTTCCGTCAATTATTTTGTCTTCATATTGATAAGCAACATCATTATAAGAGTCTTCATATCTGTGTATTAGATCGTAGAAAATTTTATCATTATTAGGTATATTGAAGTAATTCTCGTAATTGATAAACGTAGTTTCATTTGCAATATGATGCAACCCTTGAAGTATCGAAAAGAAAGTGTATTTCCTTGCTTCTTCTCTATTATAGTCATCAGGATAATGACCAGATTCAATTAAAATAGTATTGTATCCTAATTTTTGAAAATTATCCCCTGTTGCTGTTGGGTAAAACTCATCTGTATATCTACCTACAAAATTAGGAATCACGTTTTGTAACATATTATTCATACTCACAATAACATCCATTGTCGCAATTCTCCCTTTGGTAAGTGCTCTAGTAATTTCTTCCGAAGGTGCTAAAAAGGAAATCGTTGCGGGGTTTTTGGTGCCTTCTACACTAAAAATAGTTCTTTGATCGTGCAGATTAAAACAAAACTGCGGATTGAATTCTTCTAATATACTGCGTAAAAGTTTACTTTCTTTCGCTTCTCTGTTTACTGCATCTCTATTTAAATCAACATTATTTGCATTAACTCTTGTATATGCCAACGCTCCATCAGGGTTTAACATCGGTATAAAAAGCAACGTACATTCTTCTAGTATTTTATGAAAAGTACCTTCAGATGAATTTAGAATACAGTTAAAAAGGTCGAATAATGCTCTTGTACCTGTACTTTCATTTCCATGCATTTGAGACCATAATAATATTTTTTTAGAACCTGTACCTATTTTTAATTGTTGAATAGGTCTGTTTTCTTCGGATGTACCAATTTGAGAAACTTCAAATTTTGAAGTGTATTTAGAAAATAAATTTTCGATGTCTTTATAGGTAATCCATTTTCCATGTAAAGTGTTTTCTTTTTCTGTGGAATAAATATTTTCTAAAAAATCAATTGGTAAAGTATTCATGTTGTGCTGATGTATTTTTTTTTCAAAAATAAAGAATTTTTAAAAGTTAGCTATCATATAAATTTAATCATATAGATATTATTATGATAAAAATAAGCTTCAAAAATTCATTTAAATATTCTATTCTAATCCGTTTTTACAAGAACATTTCGTTACCATTTTTACTGTTACAATTGTTAATAGTTTACAAGTTACAATTGTAAATTCACTAATTGTTACAAATGTAAATCTTGTTTCGAGATACAGATGTTACCGTTGTAAATTGCAAACTGTAACCACTGCTATCTTGGTCAATGTCATGTGAAATTGAATAGTAAATTTTTATAATTAAAAAATAAAATACTATAATTAAGCTGCTTATAGACTTTATTTAAAGTTTAAGTTTACCTTTAAAAACCAACTATTTACTGTTTACAATTATATCTTTTGTTAGTAAGATTAGATTGTATACATTTGTATAAAGAAACAATATTACAATGGTAAACATATCTGAATTTACTGCGCGTTTAAAGCAGGTCATGGAATTTCATCAATTATCCGCCTCTATGTTTGCAGATAAAGTGGGTGTTCAGCGATCTAGTATTTCTCATATTTTGTCTGGAAGAAATAAACCAAGTTTAGATTTTATTCTAAAAGTTACATCAGAATTTAGTGATGTAGATATGTATTGGTTGTTAAATGGAAAAGGTAGTTTTCCTAAAAATTCAGAAACTAAGGCAGCCACTGCTCCAACTTTTTTTAATGAAACTCCGACTGAAACTGTTGGAAAAAAAATACAACGTATTGTTGTTTTTTATTCTGATGGTACTTTTGATGAATATCAGAAATAAGAAAAACACATCTGAATTAGATTTTTTTAAAAACAATTTTTTCTTTTTTATCTACAATTTATAGAATTAGTATAATTTAGTCTTTATGAATACAATTGATATTAGAACCGTAAATGTTGTACAATACTTACAACCTTTACGAGAAGGTGGTTCTTTGCCTGCAATCGTAAAAGCAGATGATGGTTTTTTATATGTACTAAAGTTTAGAGGTGCGGGACAAGGTAAAAAAGCGTTGATCTCAGAATTTATCGGTGGGGAACTTGCAAGAGCAATAGGA
Proteins encoded in this region:
- a CDS encoding helix-turn-helix domain-containing protein, whose protein sequence is MVNISEFTARLKQVMEFHQLSASMFADKVGVQRSSISHILSGRNKPSLDFILKVTSEFSDVDMYWLLNGKGSFPKNSETKAATAPTFFNETPTETVGKKIQRIVVFYSDGTFDEYQK